Proteins encoded together in one Psychrobacter sanguinis window:
- the rplM gene encoding 50S ribosomal protein L13, which yields MKTQSAKPAEVTHDWYIVDAEGKTLGRLATQIAARLRGKHKPSFTPHVDTGDYIVVINADKIAVTGKKAQDKKYYRHSGYPGGIKETNFTKLIAHKPEEVLLKAVKGMLPKGPLGYATIKKLKLYAGTEHPHAAQQPKELDI from the coding sequence ATGAAAACACAAAGTGCAAAGCCCGCTGAGGTCACTCACGACTGGTATATCGTCGATGCTGAAGGTAAAACTTTAGGTCGCCTTGCCACTCAAATTGCTGCTCGCCTACGCGGTAAGCATAAGCCTTCTTTCACTCCGCATGTTGATACTGGCGATTATATCGTTGTTATCAATGCAGACAAGATTGCTGTAACTGGTAAGAAAGCCCAAGACAAAAAATACTATCGTCATAGTGGCTATCCTGGCGGCATTAAAGAGACTAACTTCACTAAGTTAATTGCTCATAAGCCAGAAGAAGTTCTTTTGAAAGCCGTAAAAGGTATGTTACCTAAAGGCCCTCTTGGTTATGCTACCATTAAGAAGTTGAAGCTATATGCTGGTACTGAGCATCCACATGCCGCCCAGCAGCCTAAAGAACTAGACATCTAA
- the rpsI gene encoding 30S ribosomal protein S9 translates to MERNYGTGRRKTSTARVFLSKGTGNIVVNGKPLDEYFGRETSRMVVRQPLELLDSAETYDIYATVKGGGINGQAGAIRHGITRALIESDETLKPALKEAGFVTRDSRQVERKKLGLRKARKRPQFSKR, encoded by the coding sequence ATGGAACGCAATTACGGAACTGGTCGTCGTAAAACGTCAACTGCCCGCGTCTTTTTATCAAAAGGTACTGGTAATATCGTTGTAAACGGCAAACCACTTGATGAATACTTTGGTCGTGAAACTTCACGCATGGTTGTTCGTCAACCACTAGAATTACTTGATTCAGCTGAAACCTACGATATCTACGCTACCGTTAAAGGTGGTGGTATCAATGGTCAAGCCGGTGCTATCCGTCATGGTATCACTCGTGCGCTAATCGAGTCTGACGAAACTCTTAAGCCTGCTCTTAAAGAAGCTGGTTTCGTTACTCGTGACTCACGTCAAGTTGAACGTAAGAAATTGGGTCTACGCAAAGCGCGTAAACGTCCTCAATTCTCTAAGCGTTAA
- the petA gene encoding ubiquinol-cytochrome c reductase iron-sulfur subunit: protein MSHAEGVNIKRRRVLIASTAAIGAVGVASVATPFVRSWYPSAKAEAAGAAVTQDISAIEDGQMIVVKYRGKPIFVVKRTKEMLDNLEKVTPQLSDPNSDASVQPEYAKNVTRSREPTVLVVEGVCTHLGCAPNYRPEVGAADLGGSSWFGGFFCPCHGSKYDLAGRVYSGVPAPLNLPIPEYSVDGPILTVGEA from the coding sequence ATGAGCCATGCCGAAGGCGTCAACATAAAACGCCGTAGAGTTCTGATCGCTTCGACTGCCGCTATAGGCGCAGTAGGGGTTGCTTCGGTGGCCACACCATTTGTGCGCTCTTGGTATCCAAGTGCGAAAGCCGAAGCTGCGGGTGCTGCCGTGACACAAGACATTAGTGCTATCGAAGATGGCCAAATGATCGTTGTTAAATATCGCGGTAAGCCAATTTTTGTCGTTAAACGTACGAAAGAGATGCTGGATAACTTAGAGAAGGTAACCCCTCAGCTAAGTGATCCAAATTCAGATGCTTCTGTACAACCTGAATATGCCAAAAACGTTACTCGTTCGCGCGAGCCTACTGTATTAGTTGTAGAAGGCGTTTGTACCCACTTAGGGTGTGCCCCTAACTACCGTCCTGAAGTAGGTGCTGCCGATCTAGGTGGTAGTAGCTGGTTCGGTGGATTCTTCTGCCCTTGCCATGGTTCGAAGTATGACCTAGCTGGCCGTGTCTACAGTGGTGTTCCTGCTCCGTTAAACTTACCAATACCGGAATACAGCGTAGATGGTCCTATCTTAACTGTCGGGGAGGCATAA
- a CDS encoding cytochrome b: MGWVDARFPATETYEYHMSKYYAPKNFNFWYFFGVLSMIVLVNQLVTGIWLTMMFNPSAEGAFASVEYIMRDVKGGWLIRYMHSTGASAFFVVVYLHMFRGMLYGSYKKPRELIWLIGMGIYLCLMAEGFFGYLLPWGNMSFWGAQVILNLPAAIPVIGDGLAEWVRGDYLISGITLNRFFALHVVAIPLVLVGLVFIHLVALHHVGSNNPDGVDIKKLKDKNGIPLDGVPFHPYYTVHDMVGIVVFFIIFFAVVFFFPEGGGFFLEKPNFEVANSLKTPPHIAPVWYYTPFYAILRAVPDKLGGVIAMGGAIAMLFLLPWLDRSPVKSIRYKGILSKIALGIFVVSFLVLGYLGVAPATPVNTILGRIFTILYFLYFLLMPIYTSIETCKQPPERVTGGH, translated from the coding sequence ATGGGTTGGGTTGATGCCCGCTTCCCTGCTACTGAGACCTATGAATATCATATGTCAAAGTACTACGCACCAAAAAACTTTAACTTTTGGTATTTCTTTGGTGTGTTATCAATGATTGTGTTGGTCAACCAGTTAGTAACTGGTATTTGGCTAACCATGATGTTTAATCCAAGTGCTGAAGGAGCTTTCGCTTCTGTAGAATACATCATGCGTGATGTTAAAGGCGGTTGGTTAATTCGTTATATGCACTCTACGGGTGCTTCTGCATTCTTCGTAGTGGTCTACCTTCACATGTTCCGCGGTATGCTCTATGGCTCATATAAGAAGCCACGTGAGCTTATTTGGTTAATCGGTATGGGTATTTACCTATGCTTGATGGCGGAAGGCTTCTTCGGTTATCTATTACCTTGGGGTAACATGTCATTCTGGGGTGCTCAGGTTATTCTTAACTTACCTGCTGCTATTCCTGTTATTGGTGACGGCCTTGCTGAATGGGTTCGTGGTGATTACCTAATCTCTGGTATTACCCTTAACCGTTTCTTCGCTTTACACGTTGTGGCAATTCCACTTGTGTTAGTCGGCTTAGTATTCATTCACTTAGTTGCGCTTCACCATGTGGGCTCTAACAACCCTGATGGCGTTGATATTAAGAAGCTTAAAGATAAAAATGGTATTCCGCTTGATGGCGTACCTTTCCACCCTTACTACACTGTGCATGACATGGTTGGTATCGTGGTATTCTTTATTATCTTCTTCGCCGTAGTATTCTTCTTCCCAGAAGGTGGTGGTTTCTTCTTAGAAAAACCAAACTTCGAAGTAGCTAACTCATTAAAAACACCGCCACACATTGCGCCAGTTTGGTATTACACGCCATTCTATGCAATCTTACGTGCGGTACCTGATAAGTTAGGTGGTGTTATTGCCATGGGTGGCGCAATTGCTATGTTGTTCTTGTTACCTTGGTTAGACCGTTCACCAGTTAAGTCGATTCGTTACAAAGGTATTCTATCTAAGATTGCTTTGGGTATCTTCGTAGTTAGCTTCCTAGTATTAGGTTACTTAGGTGTTGCACCAGCGACTCCAGTTAACACAATCTTAGGTCGTATTTTCACCATCTTGTACTTCTTATATTTCTTATTGATGCCGATTTATACGTCAATTGAGACATGTAAGCAACCACCTGAACGCGTTACTGGAGGTCACTAA
- a CDS encoding cytochrome c1: protein MSALTKSLTGLGFGVAMAFAATSAQASGASGCGTFTNAEGVEEHLACSTAPIDFNNKGSLQRGATMFMNYCAGCHTAKYVRHSRIAQDLEIPPELVEKYLLVTSDQVGDHIDNGIDPEIQAGWFGAPPPDLSLETRLRGDDWVYTYLLSFYEDPSRPWGANNLVLHNAAMPHVLMNLQNELGEEEYRSRVGDLVNYMAWMADPVRADRKRYGFFVIIFLLILLIPVYLLNKEFWKDVK from the coding sequence ATGAGTGCTTTAACTAAATCATTGACCGGCTTAGGTTTTGGTGTGGCTATGGCATTTGCTGCCACATCAGCACAAGCTTCAGGTGCTAGCGGTTGTGGTACATTTACCAATGCTGAAGGTGTTGAAGAGCATTTAGCGTGTAGTACTGCACCTATCGACTTTAATAACAAAGGTTCATTACAACGTGGTGCTACCATGTTTATGAACTACTGTGCCGGTTGTCACACTGCTAAGTATGTGCGTCACTCTCGTATCGCTCAAGACTTAGAAATTCCACCTGAATTGGTTGAGAAGTACTTATTGGTAACTTCAGATCAAGTGGGTGATCATATTGATAACGGTATTGACCCAGAAATTCAAGCCGGTTGGTTTGGTGCACCACCACCTGACTTGTCTTTAGAGACTCGTCTACGTGGTGATGACTGGGTATATACTTATCTACTAAGTTTCTACGAAGATCCTAGCCGTCCTTGGGGCGCTAATAACTTAGTGCTACATAATGCTGCTATGCCTCACGTACTGATGAACTTGCAAAATGAGTTAGGTGAAGAGGAATATCGTAGCCGTGTGGGTGACCTAGTAAACTATATGGCGTGGATGGCAGATCCAGTTCGCGCAGATCGTAAACGCTATGGTTTCTTTGTGATCATCTTCTTATTGATTTTATTAATCCCAGTTTATCTATTAAATAAAGAGTTCTGGAAAGACGTTAAATAG
- a CDS encoding glutathione S-transferase N-terminal domain-containing protein, whose translation MIDPKDIPDSQIILYADDGYDSHVVRLLLAEKKTKYYLSLLDSERPEDLRQLNPYNTIPVLVHRDFSLYELNVIFEYLEDRYHGHKLLPDTPKQKALQRQLAWRIQNDWLKLGRILLTHKDSLNLQQAQIARQKLSDALVTLSPIFGQTNYFMSDDFGWCDVLLGAMLYRLDEMQIQLPTHLCRPLIDYQKRIFERESFLQTID comes from the coding sequence ATGATTGATCCTAAAGACATTCCTGACAGCCAAATTATATTGTATGCCGATGACGGCTACGATAGTCACGTGGTTCGGCTTTTGTTAGCAGAAAAAAAGACAAAATATTATTTGTCCCTTTTGGACAGCGAGCGCCCTGAAGATTTACGTCAGCTTAATCCCTACAATACGATACCCGTTTTGGTACACCGCGATTTTAGTTTGTATGAGCTCAACGTTATCTTTGAGTATTTGGAAGACCGATATCATGGTCATAAGCTATTGCCAGATACTCCAAAGCAAAAAGCACTGCAACGTCAGTTGGCTTGGCGCATTCAAAACGATTGGTTAAAACTGGGGCGGATACTGTTAACGCATAAAGACAGCCTAAATTTACAGCAGGCACAAATTGCCCGCCAAAAGCTTTCTGATGCGCTAGTTACTTTGTCACCGATATTTGGTCAAACTAATTATTTTATGTCGGACGACTTTGGGTGGTGTGATGTGCTACTGGGCGCTATGCTATATCGCCTAGATGAGATGCAAATTCAGCTGCCTACTCATTTATGTCGGCCTTTAATTGACTATCAAAAACGAATTTTTGAGCGTGAAAGCTTTTTACAAACTATCGATTAA
- a CDS encoding ClpXP protease specificity-enhancing factor, translating into MTEDLKLTPTRPYMIRAFYEWLEDNALTPYLLVDATQENLVIPTEHVQNGQIVLNIASQATGNMTIDNNYINFNARFGGVSRELWIPMPAVMALFAKENQSIAMPFDPSEYDDFVPEASEAPKSAPAAKADTVERAKKAGLKILK; encoded by the coding sequence ATGACAGAAGACCTAAAATTAACGCCTACTCGTCCTTATATGATTAGAGCCTTTTATGAGTGGTTAGAGGACAATGCGCTTACCCCTTATTTATTGGTAGATGCCACCCAAGAAAACTTAGTTATTCCTACTGAGCATGTCCAAAATGGACAAATTGTACTAAACATTGCCAGCCAAGCTACTGGCAATATGACCATAGACAATAATTATATTAATTTTAATGCGCGATTTGGTGGTGTCTCTCGTGAGTTATGGATTCCTATGCCAGCAGTGATGGCGCTGTTTGCGAAAGAAAACCAATCTATAGCCATGCCATTTGACCCTTCAGAATATGATGATTTTGTTCCTGAAGCTTCTGAAGCCCCTAAATCTGCACCGGCTGCTAAAGCAGATACGGTTGAGCGCGCCAAAAAAGCGGGTCTAAAAATCCTTAAATAG
- a CDS encoding trimeric intracellular cation channel family protein, which yields MPNYSISPDILIYLFDMIGVIACAIAGTLLAQHKGFDIAGCILVSMANAIGGGTIRDVVLDRHPLFWMTDLNYVIVITITSLALQIFFHLYHKIDTAVKLFDAIGLAAFSVIGLKVALSQGVAPVIAILMGVCTAIVGGLVRDIICNEIPLVLQKEIYITASVIGSCFYLVMDALGLQTGMNDLITLGVIFIIRVLALRFDWHLPSIRLVD from the coding sequence ATGCCCAATTATTCCATCAGTCCGGACATATTAATTTATCTATTTGATATGATCGGTGTCATTGCCTGTGCCATAGCGGGTACTTTGCTTGCTCAACATAAAGGATTTGATATTGCAGGCTGTATTTTAGTCTCTATGGCAAATGCGATTGGTGGTGGAACTATACGAGATGTGGTCTTAGACCGTCATCCCTTATTTTGGATGACTGATTTAAACTACGTTATCGTTATTACCATTACCTCCCTGGCCTTACAGATATTCTTCCATCTGTACCATAAGATTGATACCGCAGTTAAACTTTTTGATGCCATTGGTTTGGCGGCCTTCAGCGTCATTGGGTTAAAGGTCGCTCTTTCCCAAGGGGTGGCTCCTGTTATCGCCATTCTTATGGGCGTGTGTACTGCCATTGTTGGCGGACTGGTGAGAGATATTATTTGTAATGAGATCCCCCTAGTGTTACAGAAAGAGATTTATATTACCGCCAGTGTGATAGGTTCATGCTTTTATTTAGTGATGGATGCCTTAGGGCTTCAAACAGGTATGAATGATTTAATTACTTTAGGGGTTATTTTTATCATACGGGTTCTAGCCCTAAGATTCGACTGGCACTTACCCTCTATACGCTTGGTCGACTAA
- the recJ gene encoding single-stranded-DNA-specific exonuclease RecJ, whose translation MLNLTPRFTGKLPDDLPENLQTLYQQSPTLTRLFLARGVDSSDELEYGLSSLLPADGLKDIDKAVQILDEAIEQQQRILIVGDFDCDGATSTALMMRVLTEMGAQVDFVVPDRFKYGYGLTPEIVQLGIDQYAPEVIVTVDNGISSHEGVAKANENNISVVITDHHLTTKPNPAADAVVNPNQLQCTFDSKALVGVGVAFYLLGRLSKYRREAGRSSVQVSRYLDLVALGTIADVGVLDHNNRTLVAHGLVAIREGRCSLGILALLELAGRDPRKMTVQDFGFVIGPRINAAGRMDNMSIGIECLIADSMEDAKRLAFELDKLNKERRYVEGGMRDQADDILRQLQSSQDSDSDENSSQLLAQHSQSNQSDTDVITEDKSKPSDLRSLILYQDDWHQGVIGIVAGRLKETHYRPAIVFAPADDTKLGAEDAIKGSARSIPGIHIRDAIESIAEGDPELITHFGGHAMAAGLTLKKKDFEAFAKAFEDLMQTYDASVFEEEQFTDGNLLAQDFSLQFVESLTQGYIWGHGFVPPQFDGVFEVIETRILKDKHLKLSLRYPGVLYPIDAIWFNYDNAKWDYRAKEVHVLFELDINEWNGNQNIQLMVRDLAVVEIAP comes from the coding sequence ATGTTGAATTTAACCCCTCGTTTTACTGGCAAATTACCAGATGATCTGCCTGAAAATTTACAAACTTTGTATCAGCAATCACCAACTTTAACGCGTTTATTTTTGGCAAGAGGTGTCGACAGTAGCGATGAGCTTGAATATGGTTTATCGAGCTTATTGCCTGCTGATGGTCTAAAAGATATCGATAAAGCGGTTCAGATATTGGATGAGGCGATTGAGCAGCAGCAACGCATTTTAATCGTGGGTGACTTTGATTGTGACGGGGCGACCAGTACCGCATTAATGATGAGGGTATTGACCGAAATGGGCGCTCAAGTCGACTTTGTGGTGCCAGATAGATTTAAATATGGCTATGGTCTGACTCCAGAGATAGTGCAATTGGGTATTGATCAGTATGCACCTGAGGTGATTGTCACTGTAGACAATGGTATTTCCAGCCATGAAGGGGTGGCTAAAGCCAATGAGAACAATATCAGCGTAGTTATTACTGACCATCATTTAACCACAAAGCCCAACCCAGCAGCGGATGCGGTAGTTAATCCCAACCAGCTGCAATGTACATTTGACAGCAAAGCTTTGGTGGGTGTGGGTGTGGCGTTCTATCTATTAGGGCGGCTATCAAAGTATCGACGTGAAGCGGGGCGCTCAAGCGTGCAAGTAAGTCGTTATCTAGACTTAGTGGCGTTGGGGACGATAGCCGATGTTGGGGTATTGGATCACAATAACCGAACTTTAGTTGCCCATGGCTTAGTGGCCATCCGCGAAGGTCGCTGTTCTTTAGGTATCTTAGCTTTACTTGAGCTTGCTGGCCGTGATCCGCGAAAAATGACAGTGCAGGATTTTGGCTTTGTGATTGGACCTCGTATCAACGCCGCTGGACGTATGGACAACATGAGTATCGGTATTGAATGTTTAATCGCCGATAGTATGGAAGACGCTAAGCGTTTGGCATTTGAGTTAGATAAGCTGAATAAAGAACGTCGCTATGTGGAAGGGGGGATGCGTGATCAGGCTGATGATATCCTACGTCAATTACAGTCGTCTCAAGACTCAGATTCTGATGAAAATAGTAGTCAGCTGTTAGCCCAGCACTCTCAATCAAACCAGTCAGATACAGATGTAATTACTGAAGACAAATCTAAACCTAGTGACTTACGTAGTTTAATCTTATATCAAGACGATTGGCATCAAGGGGTGATTGGTATTGTGGCAGGTAGGCTCAAAGAAACCCATTATCGCCCAGCAATAGTTTTTGCGCCAGCTGATGACACCAAGCTAGGTGCCGAAGATGCCATTAAGGGCTCGGCCAGATCTATTCCCGGTATTCATATTCGAGATGCCATTGAAAGCATCGCAGAGGGCGATCCTGAGTTGATTACTCATTTTGGGGGTCATGCTATGGCCGCTGGTCTAACGCTCAAGAAAAAGGATTTTGAGGCCTTTGCCAAAGCTTTTGAAGACTTAATGCAGACCTATGATGCTTCAGTATTTGAAGAAGAGCAATTTACCGATGGTAATTTATTGGCACAGGATTTTAGCCTACAGTTTGTAGAGTCTTTGACCCAAGGCTATATCTGGGGACATGGCTTTGTGCCCCCTCAATTTGACGGGGTATTTGAAGTAATAGAGACGCGCATCTTAAAAGACAAGCATCTAAAACTTTCTTTGAGATATCCTGGAGTGCTGTATCCGATTGATGCTATCTGGTTTAATTATGACAATGCTAAGTGGGACTATAGAGCCAAAGAGGTACACGTGTTATTTGAATTAGACATTAATGAATGGAATGGCAATCAAAATATTCAGTTGATGGTTAGAGATTTAGCAGTGGTTGAAATAGCACCGTAA